Below is a genomic region from Helianthus annuus cultivar XRQ/B chromosome 2, HanXRQr2.0-SUNRISE, whole genome shotgun sequence.
tcaaactaaatttatatatttgGCAAACACGTGAAACTTTGTACagacataattaaaacgtcgccctacgggttttcattttttgaaatctatccaaaacatcatctaaagctACTTTCTTAAGCaagtctttctctatataacatacaCAACTATTACTTAAATTCTCATCTCCAATCCGATTACGCAAGTCGgtcttcacattcttcattgccgaaaaacatctttcaacggttgcgaCGGATAATACGAGAACAAGCTTCAATAACCGATATACCAATGTAAAAGTTACGTGAATATTTGTTGAAACCATTAACCTTACAAGACTTGACAAACCATCCAAGTTGGCgaattttttatcttttttcacaaaattaaagtAGTTTCCGAGTTGAACCGGAAACCTTCGTTTTTCCTCTTCAATGAAATCATATGGATACTTCTCGGCTAGCTTTGGTATATTTGGAATGTCAAATGCACTAATATTATCACAAGGACTCAAACAACTCATACAAACAAGTAGTTTCGATGTTACCTCATTAAAACGGTTCCCAAATTCTTGTATTTTCAGATCAAGAACCGCATTGAAGCAATCATACTCGTAATAATGCCGATTTGTGATGTTCGTCTTTCTTCTTGGCCACCTTGGGTTAACGTATTCATCATCCAATTTTTTCACCTCAAGTTCATACATGTCACAAAAGGAGTTAACCTTCTCCAAGAACTCATTAAAACCATCCAACCTAAACTTTTCAAGTTGGTTTTTGGTGGAAGAAACCAATTCAACCGCATTCATCAAATCTGGCTCCTTTCATTGAAGACGTTGGGACAACGTATGTGTGATGTTTAGAATATGCTCCATCAAGTGTATGTAAAATACAAAGTCGTATTTTTTCATATCTTCTAGAAGTCCGTCCGCTTGTCTACTACAAGTCGTATTTGGGTATGCAAGACAATGTAACCTAACTTTTATTAATTTTCATCGATTTCCATAGATTCACTTAAAATCAACTAGTTTTAGTGTTTTACCGATCATAGttaatatgttttgttttaatcAAATTACCTAACCTATTATAAAAGATTTATCGCAATGTATACAACCTGTTTGTCTGTCAATATGTACATAGCAAAAAGCTATGGTCTTTCATAAATATTTCATTTAGGATAGTATTGATCAAATGTCTGTCATTATTACATTTAAATGTAACGTAGTTAGTTCTTAAAATAACAACAAACTTTATCCAAGTTATAAAAATCAATCTCTTATACTAAAGAAAaataatgttgactatttgaccaTGATGTGGCAATGGTCTTTGGCCAGATAATTGCTTTTTAGGCGCCATTTCTCTCAATTCTCTGAATTGTCAATGAATTCTCCTTACCGCCTCACAattcctttcttcttctttgaaACGCTTCTTAGATTATATATGGAAAGTTGAACGATTCATCAATTGCCATAAGATATGTTGCTAAATTTTGGAACAGTTTCCAATTTTAAGACCTATATACAATTTACTGCTTTTAATCGGAGGATTCAAAGGATCATTAAAGTCGCCTGCTTTGTTTTATCTTAATCATCCTTTGAAAGTGAAGCATCAGTAAGTTGGATTCCATCTCTGTTTGTGATTTTGTAGTTGttataagaaaaccctaatctctTCTCAATCAATTCCAACTTGTGCGACTACAGAGAAGAGAAGGAAGAATGTCGTCTCGCACTCCTACTTCGCTGTTTGGCGTAATCGGTGCCGGTGCCGATGCCGGTGTCGGTATCTTCTCTCTCTATCTATCTCTCTCTCTTATTTTGTAATACCGCGTTCGATCCTGAATTTCTGTGTTGGAAGTTGTAATCCACACCTGATCGGATTAGCGGAATTAGCGGTTGATTGTCGAACGACGTCGTATGGAGCAGTTTCTTCATTTATTTTTTGTATGAATCTTGCTACAAAATCTGATGCGTCCAATTGAGGGATTCAAGTGCAGCAACAGATGATATGAATATATGtaattttttagggttttgaatgaTATGAGTTATATTCCTGACTTTTTTTGCGTTTGTTGTATATCATTGATGTTCTGTACCTTAATTGTGAATTAATCTGGTACTTTTGTTTGGATTTGGTGTTAGTTAATGTTTTCCAATCTATCTAGAGCATACAATTGAGGGATTTAAGCACAACAACGCAGGAGATGAATATATGTAAGTTTTTAGGGCTTTGATTTGTGTTATTGCGGTGTGGGAAGCAAAATCGATGGACTAGCGAAGATAAGGGCAAGTCCATGTGTCTCCATTGTCTGGAGAGTTGGATATTACTATGATTTTCTTTTTCATGAGATGCTTTTTTAATCATATTGTGTTATGTATATTCACATTATGATATTGTGACTCTCTCTGACAGGTGCATTCATTGTCACTTTCGCTTGATTCACTTTCGCTTCATTTGGTTTTCTTTTGAGATTTGTAATTGTAATATGATAACATAGTTTTTTTGATTGTAGATTATTTGTCTTCATGATTTCATCTAATTCGTGATTTTTGTCAGGTAACATTAGGTTTTCGAAACAGTAAACCTCTTAGGAGAATAACACGACTGAAAAGAtataggttattggacacttgatTCTCTAACAAACATGCTAAGCTGCTTAAATCTAAAATGTTTCAACCTGAGTTGGAGAATAGGGTTCGTTGTTCTTATATGATTTGTGATTTTGATTGGTTAACTTTGTGTTACGCGTAACGACAGTTGTTCTTTATAGTGACCGTTGATGAATGCATAATGAGTCAGCTCCAAGTGATGTCACTAGCCTATCTGGGAGTTGCCTCTTCAACttgtcagtttttttttttgtgtttagtGGTAAGCAAGAATTCAACTTTTTTTATTTGAATAATTTTTTAAGAGTTATCATGGATTTTTCATGTAGAATAATGGTATTTTTGTAAGGTACTGCCGGTGTTTGGCGCATAAAAGCATCTAAAGATACTCATGACAGTAAAGATAGAACCATTGGTTTTCGTTCGTGCCATTTTTTAATGGCTTGACAGACGTCTCTTTACGCGGTACATAACTTTTGTCTCCTGAAGTGTAACAATTTGACATATTTTATGGGTTTTTGTTTACTTGGTTGATTATCATATGGTGTGGCTTTTATGTGTCAAGACGATTTCATCA
It encodes:
- the LOC110886524 gene encoding uncharacterized protein LOC110886524, coding for MNAVELVSSTKNQLEKFRLDGFNEFLEKVNSFCDMYELEVKKLDDEYVNPRWPRRKTNITNRHYYEYDCFNAVLDLKIQEFGNRFNEVTSKLLVCMSCLSPCDNISAFDIPNIPKLAEKYPYDFIEEEKRRFPVQLGNYFNFVKKDKKFANLDGLSSLVRLMVSTNIHVTFTLVYRLLKLVLVLSVATVERCFSAMKNVKTDLRNRIGDENLSNSCILLLDIVL